The proteins below come from a single Pleuronectes platessa chromosome 1, fPlePla1.1, whole genome shotgun sequence genomic window:
- the LOC128439660 gene encoding LOW QUALITY PROTEIN: UDP-glucuronosyltransferase 2C1-like (The sequence of the model RefSeq protein was modified relative to this genomic sequence to represent the inferred CDS: inserted 1 base in 1 codon) gives MRMNACCSALLLLILIPVVCQAGNILVFSAEGSHWLNMNILLQALHSRGHNITVVHSSKSWYIPNNSSNYNTVTVQVERGMDQEHFTNVLSKAIKFEQDAYPLIKLPFIFVELICNLFETHKVVGEFVSTLLDDRELMRNIEGSKFDLVLADPAWGAGVILAKYLNLPLVFNVRWLLNLDGHLALAPSPVSYVPIVRSGNIXKMTFFQRVKNMISYLISQTQYHFLVKGYQKICDKYLGPENEFEQLALNADIWLMRTDFVFDFPRPTMPNVVYMGGFQCKPAKPLPQHLEDFVQSSGEHGVIIMSLGKFVSELPAYVTNKMATAFAKLPQKVIWSYKGDRPATLGNNTLLVDWMPQNDLLGHPKIKLFVAHGGTNGVQEAIYHGVPVVGLPLLFDQKDNLLRLKERGGAKILTLATVDKDNNFRAAIQEVLTEPSYRLNIQRLSRLHRDQPMKPLDTAIFWIEFVMRHKGAAHLRTESHRLPWYSYHSVDVILFLTTVALVILLFFAGMLWSCFRLCIKRKLKSD, from the exons atgAGGATGAACGCGTGCTGCAGTGCTTTGCTCCTGCTCATCCTGATTCCCGTTGTCTGTCAAGCTGGAAACATCTTGGTGTTTTCTGCCGAAGGCAGCCACTGGTTAAACATGAATATTCTACTTCAAGCTCTGCACTCAAGAGGACACAATATCACTGTTGTGCATTCAAGCAAAAGCTGGTACATCCCAAACAACTCCTCCAATTACAACACTGTCACAGTCCAAGTGGAGAGGGGCATGGATCAGGAGCATTTCACAAATGTATTATCCAAGGCAATAAAATTTGAGCAGGATGCATATCCCTTGATAAAGCTTCCCTTTATTTTTGTAGAATTAATATGCAACTTATTTGAAACTCACAAAGTTGTGGGTGAATTTGTATCAACACTGCTAGATGACCGAGAGTTGATGAGAAACATCGAGGGCAGCAAGTTTGATCTGGTACTCGCTGACCCTGCTTGGGGAGCTGGAGTCATTTTGGCCAAATATCTGAACCTTCCACTGGTTTTTAATGTTCGCTGGCTGCTAAATCTAGATGGTCATCTTGCTCTTGCTCCATCACCCGTATCTTATGTTCCTATTGTAAGATCTGGCAATA GAAAAATGACCTTTTTTCAGAGAGttaaaaatatgatttcataTCTTATCAGTCAAACACAATACCACTTTTTAGTTAAGGGATACCAGAAGATATGTGACAAATATCTTGGGCCTGAAAATGAATTCGAACAGTTGGCGCTTAATGCAGATATTTGGTTGATGAGAACTGactttgtttttgattttcCACGTCCAACTATGCCTAATGTTGTCTACATGGGAGGGTTTCAGTGTAAACCTGCAAAACCTTTGCCTCAACACCTAGAGGATTTTGTACAGAGCTCTGGAGAACATGGAGTCATCATCATGTCTCTGGGGAAGTTTGTGAGTGAACTTCCTGCTTACGTGACCAACAAGATGGCTACAGCTTTTGCTAAATTACCTCAGAAAGTCATCTGGAGTTACAAAGGGGACAGACCGGCCACTCTGGGTAACAACACTTTACTCGTCGACTGGATGCCACAGAATGACCTCCTGGGACATCCAAAGATTAAACTATTTGTGGCTCACGGGGGAACCAACGGAGTTCAAGAGGCAATTTATCATGGAGTCCCAGTTGTGGGTCTACCTCTATTATTTGACCAGAAAGACAACCTGCTCCgtctgaaagagagaggaggagctaaGATTCTTACATTAGCCACAGTGGacaaagacaacaacttccGAGCAGCAATACAGGAAGTCTTGACTGAGCCCTCCTACAGGCTGAACATACAGAGACTCTCCAGGCTGCACAGAGATCAGCCAATGAAACCACTGGACACTGCCATCTTCTGGATAGAGTTTGTCATGAGACACAAAGGTGCAGCTCACCTGAGAACGGAGTCCCACAGACTGCCCTGGTACTCCTACCACTCTGTAGATGTCATATTGTTCTTGACAACAGTTGCACtagttattttgttattttttgctgGAATGTTATGGTCATGCTTCAGATTGTGTATCAAAAGAAAACTTAAATCTGACTAA